Proteins from one Osmerus mordax isolate fOsmMor3 chromosome 21, fOsmMor3.pri, whole genome shotgun sequence genomic window:
- the LOC136964959 gene encoding zinc finger matrin-type protein 4-like, translating to MKASCVRRVFFTESYCICNAQLISDSQRVAHYESKKHANKVRLFHMLHPEDGGPPSKRLRPDHPSSAEVCVDRNKVCTLCNMFFSSSVVAQSHYQGKTHAKRLRLLLGAPGGGLGPADSSPSLSDPLPVTAPPPASTVSWPLTNGEASCRLCFLCGAWFNNPLMSRQHYEGKRHRRNAARARLLEQLAGSMDATQNTVQGSGGLRGSYTCSVCDVTLNSIEQYHAHLQGSKHLNNLKQYQRSADPGVSVSAAL from the exons ATGAAAGCCAGT TGTGTGCGGAGGGTCTTTTTCACCGAGAGTTACTGTATCTGCAACGCTCAGCTCATCTCTGACTCTCAGCGTGTGGCACACtatgag agtAAGAAGCATGCCAACAAGGTGAGACTGTTCCACATGCTCCACCCTGAAGATGGAGGGCCCCCATCCAAGAGACTGAGGCCAGACcatcct tccagtgcagaggtgtgtgtggacaggaacAAGGTGTGCACGCTGTGTAACATGTTCTTCAGCTCATCGGTCGTGGCCCAGTCCCACTACCAGGGAAAGACCCACGCCAAGAGACTCCGCCTCCTGCTGGGGGCTCCTGGGGGGGGCCTTGGCCCTgccg actcctcccccagcctatcAGATCCGCTCCCTGTCACAGCCCCGCCTCCGGCCTCAACGGTTTCCTGGCCCCTGACCAATGGCGAGGCGTCGTGCCGGCTGTGCTTCCTGTGTGGGGCGTGGTTCAACAACCCCCTGATGTCCCGGCAGCACTACGAGGGGAAGAGACACCGCAGGAACGCAGCCAGGGCCCGCCTCCTGGAGCAGCTGGCCGGCAGCATGGACGCCACCCAGAACACagttcaggggtcagggg gtctCCGGGGCTCCtacacctgcagtgtgtgtgacgtgaCTCTGAACTCCATAGAGCAATACCACGCACATCTACAGGGCTCAAAACACCTGAACaa CCTGAAGCAGTACCAGAGGAGTGCAGATCcgggtgtgtcagtgagtgctgCCCTCTGA
- the LOC136964894 gene encoding pancreatic secretory granule membrane major glycoprotein GP2-like, which produces MAIKPYLELEGAIKEEGAQARASMSLFSDANYTAPYSAGPVTLPLGSILHVGVSVEETDAEAYVVVLEDCFATHSPDPDDLLKYFLIQDKCPANRRQVTVEESGLSLQARFSALLFLFQGDYRDVYLHCSLNLCDQRNSSCSPMCSGRSVRSVDELVPLKPVTIGPITWAQSLE; this is translated from the exons ATGGCCATAAAACCATACCTGGA ACTTGAAGGTGCGATCAAAGAAGAGGGTGCCCAGGCCAGGGCCTCCATGTCTCTGTTCAGTGATGCCAACTACACAGCTCCTTACTCTGCAGGCCCGGTCACTCTGCCCCTGGGCTCCATCCTGCATGTGGGCGTGTCTGTTGAAGAGACGGACGCTGAGGCCTATGTGGTCGTTCTGGAGGACTGCTTCGCCACCCACTCCCCTGATCCTGATGACCTCCTGAAATACTTCCTCATCCAGGACAA ATGTCCCGCCAACCGTCGCCAGGTGACCGTGGAGGAGAGTGGCTTGTCCCTCCAGGCTCGCTTCTCTGCGCTGCTGTTCCTGTTCCAGGGGGACTACAGGGACGTCTACCTGCACTGCAGCCTCAACCTGTGTGACCAGAGgaactcctcctgctctcct ATGTGTTCAGGAAGGTCTGTCCGCTCTGTCGACGAACTTGTACCCCTCAAGCCCGTCACCATTGGACCAATCACCT gggCCCAGAGTCTGGAGTGA